A portion of the Paenibacillus marchantiae genome contains these proteins:
- the clpP gene encoding ATP-dependent Clp endopeptidase proteolytic subunit ClpP, with translation MSLVPMVVEQTNRGERSYDIYSRLLKDRIIFLTSAIDDDVANLVIAQLLFLAADDPEKDISLYINSPGGSVTAGMGIYDTMQYIKPDVSTICVGMAASMGSLLLTAGAPGKRYALTNSEVMIHQPLGGVQGQAADIKIHAEWIIKTRQKLNQIYVDRTGQPLEKIERDTDRDFFMSAEEAKTYGIIDQVLSRPINS, from the coding sequence ATGAGTCTGGTGCCAATGGTTGTTGAACAAACCAATCGAGGCGAGCGGTCTTACGATATATATTCGCGTTTGCTGAAGGATCGCATTATCTTTTTAACCAGTGCGATTGATGACGATGTAGCCAATCTTGTCATAGCGCAGCTTTTGTTTTTGGCAGCCGACGATCCTGAGAAGGATATAAGTTTGTACATTAATTCACCTGGTGGTTCTGTCACCGCAGGGATGGGTATATACGATACGATGCAATATATCAAGCCGGATGTATCGACCATTTGCGTAGGTATGGCAGCAAGCATGGGCTCGTTATTGCTGACAGCCGGAGCTCCTGGTAAACGATATGCGCTGACTAACAGCGAAGTGATGATTCATCAGCCGCTTGGCGGCGTTCAAGGACAGGCTGCGGATATCAAAATTCACGCAGAATGGATTATTAAAACACGTCAGAAACTGAATCAAATATACGTCGATCGTACAGGTCAACCCCTTGAGAAAATCGAGCGGGACACAGACCGTGACTTTTTCATGAGTGCTGAAGAAGCCAAAACGTACGGCATTATTGACCAGGTGCTCAGCAGACCGATCAATTCCTAA